A window of Phycodurus eques isolate BA_2022a chromosome 5, UOR_Pequ_1.1, whole genome shotgun sequence contains these coding sequences:
- the gdpgp1 gene encoding GDP-D-glucose phosphorylase 1, with translation MPVQFVYGKQDFVQDVPCNTDSISRKAYESRFDSAIRAGWTDRMARGLFRYHLGDLQTRILPGPCGYVAQLNVKRGLERRKPQEILSIRQDFNAEQFHFNKVSPDEIIFEMKDSEEGHEIGHHPRKTVVLVNVSPLEFGHCLFVPDPARCFPQVLTRFAIQVGMESVLLSSDPSFRVGFNSLGAFASVNHLHLHGYYLKHKLNIESTPVRPLLPEKGFYTLAGFPAGFLFYTESKGAEDVAGAVCHVTDFLMEANVAHNLFMTRGCPPCEEDDKLLRKGVRIAVWPRVACFGTKEESAFNVALCELAGHLPFKNKKDFELTTESRVIETIQRYLLPRADFLQLEKQLTQHLMLL, from the coding sequence ATGCCGGTCCAGTTTGTCTACGGGAAGCAGGACTTTGTTCAAGACGTGCCTTGCAACACTGATAGCATATCCCGGAAGGCATATGAGTCGAGATTTGATTCAGCCATCCGAGCTGGATGGACGGACAGGATGGCGAGGGGGCTCTTCCGTTACCATTTGGGGGACTTACAAACACGCATCCTCCCTGGCCCGTGTGGTTATGTGGCCCAGTTGAATGTCAAGAGAGGACTTGAAAGAAGGAAGCCTCAGGAGATCCTCAGTATTCGGCAGGATTTCAACGCCGAGCAGTTTCATTTTAATAAGGTCAGTCCAGATGAGATCATATTTGAGATGAAAGATTCCGAGGAAGGGCACGAAATTGGCCATCATCCACGCAAGACTGTTGTGTTGGTCAACGTCAGTCCTCTGGAGTTTGGGCATTGTCTTTTTGTTCCAGATCCAGCCCGCTGCTTTCCTCAGGTTCTCACAAGGTTTGCCATCCAAGTTGGCATGGAATCGGTGTTGCTCAGCTCTGACCCATCCTTTCGTGTGGGCTTCAACAGTCTGGGAGCTTTTGCGTCCGTCAATCATTTGCACCTCCACGGATATTACCTGAAACACAAGCTTAATATCGAATCTACACCTGTCCGGCCACTTCTTCCTGAAAAGGGATTTTACACTTTAGCTGGGTTTCCTGCAGGTTTTCTGTTCTACACCGAATCCAAGGGAGCGGAGGATGTTGCGGGCGCCGTCTGTCATGTCACTGACTTCCTAATGGAGGCCAATGTCGCTCACAACCTCTTCATGACCAGGGGATGTCCACCCTGCGAAGAGGATGACAAGTTACTAAGAAAAGGCGTGCGTATCGCTGTGTGGCCAAGAGTGGCTTGTTTCGGTACCAAAGAGGAGTCCGCTTTCAACGTTGCTCTATGTGAGCTTGCAGGACATCTGCCATTTAAGAACAAGAAGGACTTTGAGCTCACCACCGAGTCGCGTGTGATCGAAACCATTCAGCGGTATCTTCTACCGCGTGCAGATTTCCTTCAATTGGAAAAGCAGCTGACTCAACATTTAATGTTACTGTAA
- the rhcgb gene encoding ammonium transporter Rh type C-like 2 isoform X1 has product MGCIQSFRELCDRPKNTNVRLSLPAVCIVWQTAMIILFGVFIRYDEESDSHWIEHRKEANISSDIENDFYFRYPSFQDVHVMIFVGFGFLMTFLKRYSFGAVGFNFLIAAFGIQWALLMQGWFHSLDYTDGKIKIGVENLINADFCVAGCLIAYGAVLGKVSPVQLMVLTLFGVTLFAVEEYIILSLIHARDAGGSMVIHTFGGYYGLAISWMLYRPNLDQSSRLQGSVYHSDVFAMIGTIFLWMFWPSFNSAITDHGDGQHRAAINTYLALASTVLTTVAFSSLFQKHGKVDMVHIQNSTLAGGVAVGTAAEFMLMPYGSLIVGFCCGIISTLGYIFLTPFMEKHLKIQDTCGIHNLHAMPGLIGGIVGAITAAAASNSVYGKEGLINTFDFEGDFEEMTPTRQGGHQAAGICVAVCFGVGGGIMVGFILRLPIWGDPADDNCFDDEVYWEMPDEEESIPPVLQYNNHMLNKDVTESNFTVEQN; this is encoded by the exons ATGGGCTGCATTCAAAGCTTCAGGGAATTGTGTGATcgtccaaaaaatacaaatgttcgTCTTAGTCTTCCAGCAGTGTGTATTGTGTGGCAAACAGCCATGATCATCTTGTTTGGGGTTTTTATTCGTTATGACGAGGAGTCCGATTCACACTGGATCGAGCACAGGAAAGAAGCAAACATCTCAAGTGATATTGAGAATGACTTCTACTTCAGATATCCAA GCTTTCAGGATGTCCATGTGATGATCTTTGTGGGCTTCGGCTTTCTGATGACTTTTCTCAAGCGCTACAGCTTTGGCGCCGTGGGTTTCAACTTCCTCATCGCAGCGTTTGGCATCCAATGGGCGCTGCTAATGCAGGGCTGGTTCCACTCCCTGGATTACACTGATGGAAAGATCAAAATTGGTGTTGAGAA TTTAATTAATGCAGATTTCTGTGTGGCGGGCTGCTTGATTGCCTATGGAGCTGTGCTGGGTAAAGTCAGTCCAGTCCAGCTGATGGTCTTGACTCTCTTTGGCGTCACATTGTTTGCTGTGGAGGAATATATCATTCTCAGTCTCATACAT GCTCGAGATGCAGGAGGCTCCATGGTGATCCACACATTCGGCGGGTATTACGGCCTTGCCATCTCATGGATGCTCTATCGACCCAACCTGGACCAGAGTAGTCGTCTGCAGGGCTCAGTCTACCACTCAGATGTCTTTGCTATGATAG GTACTATCTTCTTATGGATGTTCTGGCCCAGTTTCAATTCAGCCATCACCGACCACGGGGACGGTCAGCACCGAGCTGCCATCAATACCTACCTGGCGTTGGCTTCAACAGTGCTCACCACTGTGGCCTTCTCAAGCCTCTTCCAGAAACATGGAAAAGTAGACATG GTTCACATTCAAAACTCCACTCTCGCCGGCGGTGTTGCAGTTGGAACTGCAGCAGAGTTCATGCTGATGCCCTACGGGTCTCTGATAGTTGGCTTCTGCTGTGGTATCATCTCCACATTGGGTTATATCTTCCTCACG CCATTTATGGAGAAGCACCTGAAGATTCAGGACACCTGTGGAATCCACAACCTCCACGCCATGCCTGGGCTCATCGGTGGCATTGTGGGTGCTATTACTGCTGCAGCAGCATCCAACTCCGTGTATGGTAAAGAAGG tCTGATTAACACCTTTGACTTTGAGGGTGATTTTGAAGAGATGACACCCACACGACAGGGTGGCCACCAGGCCGCAGGCATCTGTGTGGCTGTCTGCTTTGGTGTAGGTGGAGGCATCATGGTCG GTTTTATTTTAAGGTTACCCATCTGGGGGGACCCGGCCGATGACAACTGCTTTGACGATGAAGTCTACTGGGAG ATGCCTGATGAGGAGGAAAGTATTCCACCAGTGCTGCAGTACAACAACCACATGCTGAACAAAGACGT aaCCGAGTCAAATTTCACCGTGGAGCAGAACTGA
- the rhcgb gene encoding ammonium transporter Rh type C-like 2 isoform X2: MGCIQSFRELCDRPKNTNVRLSLPAVCIVWQTAMIILFGVFIRYDEESDSHWIEHRKEANISSDIENDFYFRYPSFQDVHVMIFVGFGFLMTFLKRYSFGAVGFNFLIAAFGIQWALLMQGWFHSLDYTDGKIKIGVENLINADFCVAGCLIAYGAVLGKVSPVQLMVLTLFGVTLFAVEEYIILSLIHARDAGGSMVIHTFGGYYGLAISWMLYRPNLDQSSRLQGSVYHSDVFAMIGTIFLWMFWPSFNSAITDHGDGQHRAAINTYLALASTVLTTVAFSSLFQKHGKVDMVHIQNSTLAGGVAVGTAAEFMLMPYGSLIVGFCCGIISTLGYIFLTPFMEKHLKIQDTCGIHNLHAMPGLIGGIVGAITAAAASNSVYGKEGLINTFDFEGDFEEMTPTRQGGHQAAGICVAVCFGVGGGIMVGFILRLPIWGDPADDNCFDDEVYWEMPDEEESIPPVLQYNNHMLNKDV; the protein is encoded by the exons ATGGGCTGCATTCAAAGCTTCAGGGAATTGTGTGATcgtccaaaaaatacaaatgttcgTCTTAGTCTTCCAGCAGTGTGTATTGTGTGGCAAACAGCCATGATCATCTTGTTTGGGGTTTTTATTCGTTATGACGAGGAGTCCGATTCACACTGGATCGAGCACAGGAAAGAAGCAAACATCTCAAGTGATATTGAGAATGACTTCTACTTCAGATATCCAA GCTTTCAGGATGTCCATGTGATGATCTTTGTGGGCTTCGGCTTTCTGATGACTTTTCTCAAGCGCTACAGCTTTGGCGCCGTGGGTTTCAACTTCCTCATCGCAGCGTTTGGCATCCAATGGGCGCTGCTAATGCAGGGCTGGTTCCACTCCCTGGATTACACTGATGGAAAGATCAAAATTGGTGTTGAGAA TTTAATTAATGCAGATTTCTGTGTGGCGGGCTGCTTGATTGCCTATGGAGCTGTGCTGGGTAAAGTCAGTCCAGTCCAGCTGATGGTCTTGACTCTCTTTGGCGTCACATTGTTTGCTGTGGAGGAATATATCATTCTCAGTCTCATACAT GCTCGAGATGCAGGAGGCTCCATGGTGATCCACACATTCGGCGGGTATTACGGCCTTGCCATCTCATGGATGCTCTATCGACCCAACCTGGACCAGAGTAGTCGTCTGCAGGGCTCAGTCTACCACTCAGATGTCTTTGCTATGATAG GTACTATCTTCTTATGGATGTTCTGGCCCAGTTTCAATTCAGCCATCACCGACCACGGGGACGGTCAGCACCGAGCTGCCATCAATACCTACCTGGCGTTGGCTTCAACAGTGCTCACCACTGTGGCCTTCTCAAGCCTCTTCCAGAAACATGGAAAAGTAGACATG GTTCACATTCAAAACTCCACTCTCGCCGGCGGTGTTGCAGTTGGAACTGCAGCAGAGTTCATGCTGATGCCCTACGGGTCTCTGATAGTTGGCTTCTGCTGTGGTATCATCTCCACATTGGGTTATATCTTCCTCACG CCATTTATGGAGAAGCACCTGAAGATTCAGGACACCTGTGGAATCCACAACCTCCACGCCATGCCTGGGCTCATCGGTGGCATTGTGGGTGCTATTACTGCTGCAGCAGCATCCAACTCCGTGTATGGTAAAGAAGG tCTGATTAACACCTTTGACTTTGAGGGTGATTTTGAAGAGATGACACCCACACGACAGGGTGGCCACCAGGCCGCAGGCATCTGTGTGGCTGTCTGCTTTGGTGTAGGTGGAGGCATCATGGTCG GTTTTATTTTAAGGTTACCCATCTGGGGGGACCCGGCCGATGACAACTGCTTTGACGATGAAGTCTACTGGGAG ATGCCTGATGAGGAGGAAAGTATTCCACCAGTGCTGCAGTACAACAACCACATGCTGAACAAAGACGTGTAA
- the LOC133403075 gene encoding calcium and integrin-binding protein 1-like, whose translation MGTTASQLGKDLLSEYQELTFLTKQEILLAHKRFTELLTKDEKDLPNARVPMEKILTLPELKSNPFRTRICHVFSTSEVKDGSLTFEDFLDLLSAFSDSATLEIKSHYAFRIFDFDDDGTLDCGDLEKLVNCLTGETDDTRLTPEEMRQLINNILDESDIDKDGTVNLSEFQHVISRSPDFVSSFKIVL comes from the exons ATGGGGACAACGGCGAGTCAACTTGGAAAGGATTTGCTCTCAGAATACCAA GAACTgacttttttaacaaaacaagaaatTCTTCT ggcacataaaagATTCACTGAGCTGCTAACAAAAGATGAGAAAGACCTTCCAAACGCCAGGGTGCCCATGGAGAAGATACTAACCCTTCCAGAACTCAAG TCCAACCCCTTTAGAACGAGAATCTGCCACGTGTTTTCAACATCTGAAGTGAAAGATGGAAGCCTCACCTTTGAAGACTTTCTAGATCTTTTGAGTGCTTTCAGTGACTCAGCTACACTGGAAATCAAGTCCCACTATGCATTCCGTATATTTG actttGATGATGATGGAACTCTAGACTGTGGTGATCTGGAGAAACTGGTCAACTGCCTCACTGGTGAGACTGATGACACGAGACTTACCCCTGAAGAGATGAGACAGCTCATCAACAAC ATTCTTGACGAGTCTGACATTGACAAGGATGGAACTGTGAACCTCTCGGAGTTTCAGCATGTCATTTCAAGGTCACCGGATTTTGTCAG TTCCTTCAAGATTGTGCTGTGA
- the LOC133402657 gene encoding titin-like, with protein sequence MAARTDKETGNETNATAQRLNRTHDTDAGSAPSSIAEEQLTRSVERSTQNPKDQSSTDTAKEKALKPTFQLTFTTFTVKSGEDLKVDIPVLGNPAPKIEWKKDGQAVKETSRLDISTTSSMTVLHIRHATREHVGQYSITASNKAGNYTGEITVVVLEKPDSPKGPVRIDEVSSDYVSISWEPPAYTGGCQLDNYVVEKRELTNMEWQTVSATTVRTAIKVTKLKTGNEYQFRVFAENRYGKSAAITSSVVLAQYSFSVPMATGAPFVSTVTKYSMLVEWATPGRDGGSPVTGYHLERKEKNSILWTKLNKFVIPDTRFKTTGLEEGIEYEFRVFAENIAGLSPSSNISDCYVARDPCDPPGKPEAVVITKENITLQWAKPGYDGGSSITGYVVEKKELPDGRWMKANFTNVIENQFTVTGLTGGQSYQFRVTAKNGAGVWSKPSENITIFAEDVIEGPSVFMDPKFRSTIVVHGGETFTIEADYFGKPLPDVRWLKDGEEINKATPRTDVKNTLTHTTLTIRDCTRVDGGRFVLSLTNIDGTTSMPVNVKVLDRPSSPDGPLRVKVVSAEKCHLHWNPPSNDGCASISHYIVEKRETSRVTWTGVDPHVEAVSYKVTKLTPGREYIFRVCAVNKFGVGEFLESEPFLAQNLFKTPSAPSTPIASAVTGDSVMLTWERPKTDGGAEIDGYILEKLDKEGVRWTKCNKRRLNDLRFRCTGLTKGHYYQFRVSAENTAGVGAPSEASDYIKVCDPSYPPGAPTNLKVTDYSCRTVSLSWSKSVYDGGAPITGYVVEMKEAADDEWITCTPNTEDTKDTIKGLRQNAEYNFRVRATNPNGVGEPVELPGSVVAAEKLEQPEVELDTALRKLVSVRACSTLRLYVPIRGSPEPEVQWSKEGGLLSEHAQIEVTGSYTLLMIENVNRKDTGKYVLTATNCKGSKSAFINVRVLDTPSAPTNLQVKDVQRDYVHISWGAPLIDGGAEISHYAVEKREEARKVFTSVCSNCTRNTYKIDKLQEGCFYYFRVLAVNEYGSGQAAETNEPVKVSEVPLPPGKITQSDLTSDSVRLSWEKPDHDGGSKITCYIVEIQEKGHDTWRTCSESKTLETVINGLTKGMDYLFRVSAVNEKGKSEPKLLSTPVIFKDTSAKPVINLLSAAFSVKAGKDLRIDVPFKGVPQPIVTWKKDGNMLKETCRVNVCTLDMSSQLMIKDATRIDVGLYAVTVTNSAGTASAEIHVNVYEKPGPPCDLTVEEVSADFVSLIWQPPHYSGGCQISNYVVEKRDTDSTIWQTVSATVARTSIKISRLTQGNEYHFRVATENRYGRSSFVESEPVVAQYPFKVPSPPINISVVSASKSIMVVTWSPARNDGGSPVIGYHIECKDQSSILWTKLNKGPVTDNRFKVTSIDEGLIYEFRVYAENIAGVGPCSKASEPVAARDQCEPPHNLTVTSITNTSVSLSWDKPQYDGGAKITSFIVERKELPDSCWLKCNFTSLLDTFLEVTGLTEGEQYDFRVLAKNAAELFSAPSEATGPVTVQHEVEPPKIIIEDKFRQVLVVKVGDLLRIDADISGRPNPTVLWSKNGRTIGTKGRVDITATKAHTSLLIRESVRKDSGQYILTLQSTAGTTSIVITCRVLDSPGPPAGPLQVSGLSAEKVTLSWGPPHETGGAEIMHYIVEKCETSRVAWTLIYSDLMTTTCKINKLLKGNEYLFRVKAVNKYGEGETLESDPIKATDPYTIPSAPMDVEVTSTTSEAMAICWKRPVSDGGSRISGYIIEKRDKQGIRWIRVNKKPVYDLRVKASGLHEGCEYEFRVFAENAAGISEPSLPCRLTMAEDPKFLPSPPEKPIVLDSSKSSITLSWNKPLFDGGTPVTGYKVQFRKNAEDVWAVGTQNTDKTVFKVAGITSGTEYVFVVRSINKVGISEASPETDPYAAVDREEEPRFDISTDMKKTLHVKEGSTFTLNVPFTGKPAPSVIWEKANVDLRIRGLINTTSFVTSITVEKVTRDDTGKYIVKLQNGVGNASLTLSVKVLDSPGPPTHLAVKDVTKNSATVTWDIPENEGGASVKNYLVDMLDISRKGWTRLTNRCHRLSYKVTDLEEGGIYYFRVTAENEFGIGVPAEMREGTRMTDSTNWETNPGA encoded by the exons ATGGCGGCAAGAACAGACAAagaa ACAGGAAATGAAACAAACGCTACAGCTCAGCGCCTCAATCGGACACATGATACTGATGCTGGGTCAGCCCCCTCATCCATTGCTGAAG AACAGCTCACCAGGTCGGTTGAAAGGAGCACCCAAAACCCTAAAGATCAGTCTTCTACTGATACAGCAAAGGAAAAGGCTTTAAAACCAACCTTTCAACTGACTTTTACCACATTCACAGTAAAAAGTGGTGAAGATTTGAAAGTAGACATACCAGTGTTAGGGAATCCAGCCCCAAAAATAGAATGGAAAAAAGATGGACAGGCTGTAAAAGAGACATCCAGGTTGGACATCTCAACTACATCCTCAATGACAGTTCTTCATATCAGACACGCTACCAGGGAGCACGTTGGTCAATACTCCATCACAGCAAGTAACAAGGCTGGAAACTATACTGGAGAAATCACAGTGGTGGTTCTTGAAAAGCCTGACTCACCCAAAGGGCCTGTGAGGATTGATGAGGTCAGTTCTGACTATGTGTCTATTTCTTGGGAGCCACCCGCATACACAGGAGGCTGTCAGCTTGACAACTACGTTGTGGAGAAACGTGAACTTACTAATATGGAGTGGCAAACTGTATCCGCAACGACAGTGCGAACTGCAATCAAAGTCACTAAACTAAAGACTGGTAATGAGTATCAATTCAGAGTGTTTGCAGAAAATAGGTATGGAAAGAGTGCAGCAATTACATCTTCAGTTGTACTTGCACAGTACTCATTTAGTGTGCCCATGGCTACTGGAGCGCCTTTTGTTTCCACAGTGACAAAGTACAGCATGTTAGTTGAATGGGCAACCCCAGGCAGAGATGGAGGAAGCCCTGTCACTGGCTATCACTTGGAacgaaaggaaaaaaacagcatctTATGGACCAAGCTGAACAAATTTGTCATACCTGACACCCGATTCAAAACGACTGGCCTGGAGGAAGGCATTGAGTATGAATTCAGAGTCTTTGCTGAGAATATTGCTGGACTCAGTCCGTCGAGCAACATATCTGACTGCTATGTGGCGAGAGATCCCTGTGATCCACCTGGTAAACCTGAAGCAGTTGTTATTACAAAAGAGAATATCACACTCCAGTGGGCAAAACCTGGCTATGATGGTGGCAGCTCTATTACAGGCTATGTTGTTGAGAAGAAAGAGCTTCCAGATGGCCGATGGATGAAAGCAAACTTCACAAATGTTATAGAAAATCAGTTCACAGTTACAGGTTTGACAGGAGGCCAAAGTTATCAGTTCAGAGTAACTGCCAAGAATGGTGCAGGTGTTTGGAGCAAACCTTCTGAAAATATAACCATCTTTGCTGAAGATGTAATTGAAGGACCCTCTGTGTTCATGGACCCCAAGTTCAGGAGTACAATTGTTGTTCATGGTGGCGAAACATTTACAATTGAAGCTGATTACTTTGGAAAGCCCCTTCCTGATGTAAGGTGGCTGAAGGATGGTGAGGAAATCAACAAAGCTACGCCAAGAACAGATGTAAAAAACACCCTCACTCATACAACACTAACTATCAGGGACTGTACACGAGTGGATGGGGGACGCTTTGTCCTAAGTCTTACGAACATCGATGGAACAACATCAATGCCAGTTAATGTGAAGGTACTCGATAGACCAAGTTCCCCAGACGGACCTTTGAGGGTGAAAGTTGTCAGTGCTGAAAAATGTCATCTTCATTGGAACCCCCCTTCAAATGATGGCTGTGCCAGTATTTCACATTACATTGTCGAAAAAAGGGAGACCAGCCGTGTCACATGGACGGGGGTTGATCCCCATGTGGAAGCTGTCAGTTACAAAGTAACAAAGCTGACACCCGGGAGAGAATACATATTCCGCGTTTGTGCTGTCAACAAATTTGGTGTAGGGGAATTTCTGGAATCAGAACCTTTCCTTGCACAAAATCTTTTCAAAACACCAAGTGCTCCTTCTACCCCTATCGCCAGTGCTGTGACTGGAGACTCTGTAATGTTGACATGGGAAAGACCCAAGACGGACGGGGGCGCCGAGATTGATGGCTACATCCTGGAGAAACTTGATAAAGAGGGTGTCAGATGGACTAAATGCAACAAGAGAAGACTGAATGACTTGCGTTTCAGATGTACAGGACTCACGAAGGGACATTATTATCAGTTTAGAGTATCGGCAGAGAATACTGCTGGTGTTGGTGCACCCAGTGAGGCAAGTGATTATATTAAGGTGTGTGACCCATCATACCCTCCTGGTGCCCCTACCAACCTCAAAGTGACAGACTATTCATGCAGGACTGTCTCGCTATCCTGGTCTAAGTCTGTCTATGATGGTGGAGCTCCCATTACTGGATATGTTGTGGAGATGAAAGAAGCAGCAGACGATGAGTGGATCACATGCACACCAAACACAGAAGATACAAAGGACACCATAAAAGGTCTGAGACAAAATGCAGAGTACAACTTCCGTGTACGTGCAACAAATCCCAATGGAGTTGGTGAGCCTGTGGAATTACCAGGCTCTGTGGTCGCAGCTGAAAAACTAGAGCAACCTGAAGTAGAGTTGGACACAGCTTTGAGAAAGCTAGTTAGTGTTCGAGCCTGTTCAACATTACGTCTCTATGTACCCATCAGAGGAAGTCCAGAACCTGAGGTCCAATGGTCAAAGGAAGGTGGTCTTCTCAGTGAGCATGCACAAATAGAAGTGACAGGCTCCTATACATTGTTGatgattgaaaatgtaaatagaaaGGACACTGGAAAGTATGTGTTGACTGCTACTAACTGCAAGGGCTCTAAATCAGCATTTATCAATGTTCGAGTGTTGGATACCCCCAGTGCACCAACAAACCTGCAAGTGAAAGATGTACAGAGAGATTATGTGCACATCTCCTGGGGGGCTCCTCTCATTGATGGAGGAGCAGAGATCTCCCATTATGCCGTGGAAAAGAGAGAGGAGGCTAGGAAGGTATTCACAAGTGTCTGTAGTAACTGTACAAGGAACACATATAAAATTGACAAGCTCCAGGAGGGATGTTTTTATTACTTCCGCGTCTTAGCTGTAAACGAGTATGGAAGTGGACAAGCAGCCGAAACAAATGAGCCTGTTAAAGTGTCTGAAGTGCCTCTTCCACCTGGGAAAATCACACAAAGTGATCTCACCAGTGACAGTGTACGACTCTCGTGGGAAAAGCCAGATCATGATGGAGGAAGCAAAATTACATGTTACATTGTAGAAATCCAGGAAAAGGGACATGACACATGGAGAACCTGTTCTGAGAGTAAAACGCTGGAAACAGTTATTAATGGACTGACAAAAGGAATGGACTATTTATTCAGAGTCAGCGCTGTGAATGAAAAGGGGAAGAGTGAACCAAAGCTCCTCTCGACACCTGTTATTTTTAAAGACACAAGTGCTAAACCTGTTATTAATTTGCTGTCCGCCGCATTCAGTGTGAAAGCAGGGAAAGATTTAAGGATTGATGTGCCATTTAAGGGTGTACCACAGCCAATAGTAACCTGGAAAAAAGATGGCAACATGCTCAAAGAAACCTGCAGGGTAAACGTGTGTACATTGGATATGTCATCTCAACTCATGATCAAAGATGCAACTCGGATAGATGTTGGTTTGTATGCAGTAACTGTGACCAATTCCGCTGGAACTGCATCTGCTGAAATCCATGTTAATGTTTACGAAAAACCTGGGCCACCATGTGACCTCACTGTAGAAGAAGTGAGCGCGGACTTTGTGTCTCTGATATGGCAACCCCCGCATTATAGTGGGGGATGTCAAATCTCTAATTATGTTGTTGAGAAGAGAGATACAGACAGCACAATATGGCAGACTGTGTCAGCCACCGTGGCGAGGACTTCTATAAAAATATCCCGTCTGACACAGGGTAATGAATATCACTTTCGTGTTGCTACAGAGAATCGCTATGGCAGGAGCTCCTTTGTTGAGTCTGAACCTGTTGTTGCCCAATATCCTTTCAAGGTCCCCAGTCCACCAATCAATATCTCTGTTGTGAGTGCCTCAAAGTCTATCATGGTTGTTACATGGAGCCCAGCAAGGAATGATGGCGGCAGCCCTGTTATTGGCTATCATATTGAATGCAAAGATCAAAGTAGTATTCTGTGGACAAAGTTAAACAAAGGTCCTGTGACAGATAACAGATTCAAAGTTACAAGCATTGACGAAGGCCTCATATATGAGTTCCGGGTGTATGCTGAGAATATCGCTGGTGTAGGTCCCTGCAGTAAAGCCTCTGAGCCTGTTGCAGCAAGAGACCAGTGTGAGCCCCCACACAACCTCACAGTGACCAGTATAACCAACACTTCAGTTTCCCTCTCATGGGACAAACCACAATACGACGGTGGGGCTAAAATAACTAGTTTCATCGTAGAGCGCAAAGAGCTTCCTGATAGTTGTTGGCTTAAGTGTAACTTCACTAGCTTACTCGATACGTTTTTGGAGGTGACTGGTCTCACAGAGGGTGAACAGTATGACTTCAGGGTCCTTGCAAAGAATGCAGCTGAGCTCTTCAGTGCACCCTCTGAGGCTACAGGCCCTGTCACTGTGCAGCATGAAGTGGAGCCACCTAAAATTATCATAGAGGACAAATTTAGACAGGTTTTGGTTGTCAAAGTGGGTGACCTTCTAAGAATAGATGCTGACATCTCTGGCCGCCCCAACCCTACAGTGTTGTGGTCAAAGAATGGTAGAACTATTGGCACAAAGGGTAGGGTTGACATTACAGCAACAAAGGCGCATACATCTCTACTTATCCGTGAAAGCGTTCGGAAAGACTCTGGACAGTATATTCTGACCCTACAAAGTACTGCGGGTACTACATCTATTGTTATTACATGTAGAGTCTTAGACAGCCCTGGCCCTCCAGCTGGACCCCTGCAAGTATCTGGACTTTCAGCAGAGAAAGTCACCTTATCATGGGGACCCCCTCATGAAACAGGTGGCGCAGAGATCATGCATTACATTGTTGAGAAGTGTGAAACCAGCCGTGTAGCCTGGACTCTTATCTATAGTGACTTGATGACAACTACCTGCAAAATAAACAAGCTGCTCAAAGGAAATGAATACCTCTTTAGGGTGAAGGCAGTGAACAAGTATGGTGAGGGGGAGACTTTGGAAAGTGATCCCATCAAGGCAACCGACCCCTACACCATCCCATCTGCTCCAATGGATGTTGAAGTCACAAGTACAACGAGTGAAGCTATGGCTATCTGCTGGAAGAGACCAGTATCTGATGGCGGAAGCCGAATTAGTGGGTACATCATTGAGAAGCGCGACAAGCAGGGCATTCGTTGGATACGTGTTAATAAGAAGCCTGTCTACGACCTACGAGTCAAAGCCTCTGGCCTACATGAAGGATGTGAATATGAATTCCGTGTTTTTGCAGAGAATGCTGCAGGAATAAGTGAACCCAGTCTACCATGTCGTCTCACCATGGCAGAAGATCCAAAGTTTCTGCCTTCTCCTCCCGAAAAGCCTATAGTTCTTGATTCTTCAAAGTCCTCAATCACTCTGTCATGGAACAAGCCACTGTTTGATGGTGGAACGCCAGTTACTGGGTACAAAGTTCAATTCAGAAAAAATGCAGAAGACGTCTGGGCTGTTGGCACTCAAAACACAGATAAGACTGTGTTTAAAGTAGCTGGGATCACCTCAGGGACAGAATATGTATTTGTTGTTAGATCAATAAATAAGGTAGGCATCAGTGAGGCCAGTCCTGAAACAGATCCATATGCAGCTGTGGACAGAGAAGAGGAACCCAGGTTTGACATTAGCACTGATATGAAGAAGACCCTCCATGTTAAAGAAGGAAGCACCTTCACCCTCAACGTGCCTTTCACTGGCAAACCTGCTCCCAGTGTGATTTGGGAAAAAGCGAATGTGGATCTAAGAATCAGAGGACTGATCAACACCACCAGTTTCGTCACTTCCATTACCGTGGAAAAAGTAACTCGCGATGATACAGGCAAATACATAGTCAAACTTCAAAATGGTGTCGGGAATGCCTCTTTGACTCTAAGTGTGAAAGTTCTGGATTCCCCTGGTCCACCAACACATTTAGCTGTTAAAGATGTTACCAAGAATTCTGCCACAGTTACTTGGGACATCCCTGAGAATGAGGGAGGAGCCTCCGTTAAGAACTACCTTGTCGACATGCTGGACATTAGCAGAAAAGGATGGACAAGACTCACAAACAGATGCCACAGATTGTCCTACAAGGTGACTGATCTGGAGGAGGGAGGGATCTACTACTTTAGAGTCACTGctgaaaatgagtttggcaTCGGTGTTCCGGCTGAGATGAGGGAAGGAACAAGAATGACAG attcGACAAACTGGGAAACAAATCCGGGAGCTTAG